In one Hoplias malabaricus isolate fHopMal1 chromosome X1, fHopMal1.hap1, whole genome shotgun sequence genomic region, the following are encoded:
- the LOC136675688 gene encoding ras-related protein Rab-12, protein MDRRGEVPRRAGGGASGFGGSNATGSPALGASARRRKAAPRPADYKLQVIIIGSRGVGKTSLMERFTDDTFCEACKSTVGVDFKIKTVELRGKKIRLQIWDTAGQERFNSITSAYYRGAKGIVIVYDITKQETFDDLPKWMKMIDKYASEDAELLLVGNKLDCESDRIITRQQAERFASRISGMRFCEASAKDNFNVDEIFLKLVDDILSKMPLEMPSRELSNSVLSLQPEPEVPPELPPPRMRCC, encoded by the exons ATGGACCGGCGGGGTGAGGTGCCGCGGAGGGCCGGCGGAGGCGCTTCAGGGTTCGGCGGGAGCAATGCCACTGGCTCCCCCGCGCTCGGAGCCTCGGCTCGCCGCCGAAAAGCAGCCCCGAGACCTGCCGACTACAAGCTGCAAGTGATTATTATAGGGTCTCGCGGAGTGGGGAAGACCAGCCTCATGGAGAGGTTCACAGACGACACTTTTTGCGAGGCGTGCAAGTCCACCGTCG GTGTGGATTTTAAAATCAAAACAGTGGAACTGCGAGGGAAGAAGATCAGGTTGCAGATCTG GGATACAGCTGGTCAGGAGAGGTTTAACAGCATCACCTCAGCATATTACAGGGGAGCTAAGGGCATTGTAATAGTGTATGATATCACCAAGCAGGAGACGTTTGATGACTTGCCCAAATGGATGAAAATGATCGACAAG TATGCATCAGAGGATGCTGAACTCCTGTTGGTCGGGAACAAGCTCGATTGTGAGTCTGACCGCATTATAACACGACAACAGGCAGAGAGG TTTGCCTCACGGATATCAGGGATGCGTTTCTGTGAAGCCAGTGCCAAGGATAACTTCAACGTGGATGAGATCTTTCTTAAACTAGTGGACGATATTTTGAGTAAG ATGCCTCTTGAAATGCCAAGCAGGGAGCTCTCCAACAGTGTCCTATCTCTCCAGCCAGAGCCAGAGGTGCCCCCAGAGCTCCCCCCTCCTCGTATGCGCTGCTGTTGA
- the LOC136675408 gene encoding gamma-soluble NSF attachment protein-like: MAAQKINEAHEHIAKAEKCLKTSMTKWKPDYDGAASEMAKAAVAFKNAKQFDQAKDAYLKEAEYHTENKALFHAAKAIEAAGMMLKDMKRLPEAVELIEKASVMYVENGTSGTAGMALDRAGKLIEPMDLQKAVDLYQKAASVFENEDRLRQAAELLGKASRLLVRLRRLDEAAVSLQKEKNMYKEIENYPTCFKKTIAQVLVHLHRGDFVAADKCVRESYSLPGFSGSEDCVAMETLLAGYDEQDEDQVYRVCNSPLLKYMDNDYAKLAISLKVPGGGGKKKKSPAAPQEGAGGAPAPEVEDEYEGGLC; the protein is encoded by the exons ATGGCAGCTCAAAAGATAAACGAAGCGCACGAACACATCGCCAAAGCCGAGAAATG CCTGAAGACCAGCATGACAAAGTGGAAGCCGGATTATGATGGAGCAGCTTCTGAAATGGCAAAAGCTG CTGTGGCTTTCAAGAATGCCAAGCAGTTTGATCAAGCTAAGGACGCCTACCTGAAAGAAGCAGAATACCACACTGAGAACAAAGC ATTGTTCCATGCTGCAAA GGCAATAGAAGCAGCAGGTATGATGCTGAAG GACATGAAACGATTACCAGAAGCTGTGGAACTGATTGAGAAAGCTAGTGTGATGTACGTGGAGAACGGAACATCTGGAACAGCTGGCATGGCTCTGGACAGGGCTGGCAA ACTTATTGAACCCATGGACCTACAGAAAGCAGTCGACTTGTATCAGAAAGCTGCATCTGTTTTTGAA AACGAGGACCGTCTGAGGCAGGCTGCAGAGCTGCTGGGAAAAGCCTCCAGACTCCTGGTGAGACTGCGCAG ACTGGATGAGGCTGCAGTCTCCctgcagaaagagaaaaacatgtataaGGAAATCGAGAATTACCCCACTTGCTTTAAG AAAACTATAGCCCAAGTGTTGGTCCATCTCCACCGGGGAGACTTCGTCGCAGCAGATAAGTGCGTTAGAGAAAGTTACAG TCTTCCAGGGTTCAGTGGCAGTGAGGACTGTGTTGCCATGGAGACACTGTTGGCAGGTTATGATGAGCAGGATGAGGACCAGGTGTATCGTGTGTGTAACTCACCTCTTCTCAAGTACATGGACAATGAC TACGCAAAGCTGGCTATTTCTTTGAAGGTACCAGGAGGAGGtggaaagaagaagaaatcCCCAGCTGCTCCACAAGAGGGCGCTGGAGGAGCACCTGCACCAGAGGTGGAAGATGAATACGAAGGAGGACTGTGTTAG